A genomic segment from Phragmites australis chromosome 6, lpPhrAust1.1, whole genome shotgun sequence encodes:
- the LOC133920548 gene encoding uncharacterized protein LOC133920548: MALGVLVNLALCLLCSSVELITVLLLRSLAFLLVAVVQLIRLPGQAGSATIEATKGAIDAAAEFAFGVVRDVATAVVSGFFEFLWSVVTGAAELAASAVTELLEAARDGGEEAAKALAAALEGAAEAAVGMVAKLVESYVGALGLVVDNLN, from the coding sequence ATGGCGCTTGGCGTGCTGGTAAACCTGGCGCTATGTCTCCTATGCTCGAGCGTGGAGCTCATCACCGTActgctcctccgcagcctcgCCTTCCTCCTCGTTGCCGTCGTGCAGCTCATCAGGCTGCCGGGTCAGGCCGGCAGCGCGACGATCGAGGCGACCAAGGGCGCGatcgacgcggcggcggagttCGCCTTTGGCGTCGTCCGTGACGTGGCCACGGCCGTAGTCTCGGGGTTCTTCGAGTTCCTGTGGAGCGTGGTCACCGGCGCCGCGGAACTCGCGGCCTCGGCTGTGACGGAGCTCCTGGAAGCGGCGCgggacggcggcgaggaggctgCCAAGGCCCTCGCGGCGGCGCTGGAGGGCGCGGCGGAGGCAGCTGTCGGGATGGTGGCGAAGCTTGTGGAGAGTTACGTGGGTGCGCTTGGGCTAGTCGTGGACAACCTCAACTGA